One Pleurocapsa sp. PCC 7327 DNA segment encodes these proteins:
- the ileS gene encoding isoleucine--tRNA ligase: MRANAVKREPEIQKFWAENRIYETLSQNNPGEIFVLHDGPPYANGDLHMGHALNKILKDIINKYKLLRGYKVRYVPGWDCHGLPIELKVLQAMKSEEREGLTPLKLRRKARDFALKTQKEQCEGFKRYGVWGDWEHPYLTLTPDYEAAQIGVFGQMALKGYIYRGLKPVHWSPSSQTALAEAELEYPEGHTSRSIYVTFPITQAGEAAKEVLTPFIPNLGVAIWTTTPWTLPGNLAVALNPDLTYAVVEADSSLCQHRYLIVAKDLVERLSKTFGVNLTVKATILGKDLEHTTYRHPLYDRLGEILIGGDYVTTESGTGLVHTAPGHGQEDFIVGQRYGLPILSPVDDKGNFTAEAGQFAGLNVLKDANEAIVKELQEKGVLLKEEPYTHKYPYDWRTKKPTIFRATEQWFASVEGFRDEALKAIKSVKWIPAQGENRITPMVADRADWCISRQRSWGVPIPVFYDEETNEPLMTEETINHVREIIAQKGSDAWWELSVEELLPPTYRNNGRKYRKGMDTMDVWFDSGSSWAAVLKQREELKYPADMYLEGSDQHRGWFQSSLLTSVATNDIAPYKMVLTHGFVLDEQGRKMSKSLGNVVDPAVIIEGGKNQQQEPPYGADVLRLWVSSVDYSADVPLGPNLLKQLNDIRGKIRNTARFLLGNLYDFDPENHAVSYEQLPELDKYMLHRITEVFAEVTEAFETFQFFRFFQVVQNFCVVDLSNFYLDIAKDRLYISAPDSWRRRSCQTILAVAVENLAVAIAPVLCHLAEDIWQFLPYKTPYKSVFESGWVKTKDEWKKPELVDSWLKFRQIRNEVNKVMELARNGKSIGASLEAKVLLYVSDGELRKQLNSINPADSLSGNRVDELRYLFLASQVELVDSLEAIASADYKSESDLVSVGVVKADGQKCERCWNYSTRVGEFPEAPTICERCNAALAGEF, translated from the coding sequence ATGCGGGCAAACGCCGTCAAGCGAGAACCAGAAATCCAGAAATTTTGGGCAGAAAACCGAATTTACGAAACCCTGTCGCAGAATAATCCCGGTGAAATTTTTGTCCTCCACGACGGACCTCCATATGCCAATGGTGATTTGCATATGGGTCATGCTCTCAACAAAATTCTCAAGGATATCATCAACAAATACAAGCTGCTGCGCGGCTATAAAGTTCGCTATGTACCTGGATGGGACTGTCATGGGTTACCCATCGAACTGAAGGTGTTGCAAGCCATGAAGTCCGAAGAACGGGAAGGTCTAACCCCTTTAAAACTTCGCCGCAAAGCAAGAGATTTTGCCCTGAAAACGCAAAAAGAACAATGCGAGGGCTTCAAACGCTATGGCGTTTGGGGAGACTGGGAACATCCCTATTTAACGCTGACTCCCGACTACGAAGCGGCGCAAATCGGCGTCTTCGGTCAGATGGCCCTGAAAGGGTATATCTATCGAGGATTAAAACCCGTTCACTGGAGTCCCAGTTCGCAAACCGCCCTAGCAGAAGCAGAATTGGAATATCCAGAAGGTCACACCTCCCGCAGCATTTATGTGACTTTTCCCATCACCCAAGCAGGAGAAGCAGCTAAGGAAGTTTTAACCCCATTTATCCCCAATCTCGGTGTTGCCATCTGGACGACAACTCCTTGGACGCTTCCAGGAAACCTAGCCGTTGCTCTCAATCCCGATTTAACCTATGCAGTAGTAGAAGCGGATTCTTCTTTGTGCCAACACCGATATCTCATCGTTGCCAAGGATTTGGTCGAGAGGTTATCAAAAACCTTTGGCGTGAACCTGACAGTCAAAGCAACCATTTTAGGAAAAGACTTAGAACATACCACCTATCGCCATCCTCTTTACGATCGCCTTGGCGAGATCCTCATCGGCGGAGATTATGTTACCACTGAGTCCGGTACGGGTTTGGTTCATACCGCACCCGGTCACGGACAAGAAGACTTTATAGTCGGTCAGCGGTATGGATTGCCTATCCTTTCCCCCGTAGACGACAAGGGCAATTTTACGGCAGAGGCGGGACAGTTTGCGGGGTTAAACGTCCTCAAAGATGCCAATGAAGCGATTGTTAAGGAACTGCAAGAAAAAGGCGTGCTTCTCAAAGAAGAACCCTACACGCATAAATATCCCTACGATTGGCGCACCAAAAAACCGACGATTTTCCGCGCGACAGAACAGTGGTTTGCATCAGTCGAAGGATTCCGGGATGAGGCACTAAAAGCTATCAAATCCGTCAAATGGATTCCAGCCCAAGGCGAAAATCGCATCACCCCAATGGTAGCCGATCGCGCGGATTGGTGCATCTCTCGTCAGCGGAGTTGGGGCGTTCCCATCCCCGTTTTCTACGACGAAGAAACCAACGAACCCTTGATGACCGAGGAAACTATTAATCATGTCCGGGAAATTATTGCCCAAAAAGGTTCCGATGCTTGGTGGGAGTTATCGGTAGAGGAATTATTGCCTCCAACCTACCGCAATAACGGACGCAAGTATCGCAAGGGAATGGATACGATGGATGTCTGGTTCGACTCCGGTTCTTCTTGGGCAGCAGTTCTCAAGCAACGAGAAGAATTAAAATATCCGGCGGATATGTATTTAGAAGGGTCAGACCAACATCGCGGTTGGTTTCAATCGAGTTTGTTAACCAGCGTTGCCACTAATGACATTGCCCCTTATAAAATGGTTTTAACTCATGGCTTTGTTTTAGACGAACAAGGTCGCAAAATGAGTAAATCGTTGGGAAATGTCGTCGATCCAGCCGTTATTATCGAAGGCGGCAAAAATCAACAACAAGAACCTCCCTACGGGGCAGACGTGCTGCGGTTATGGGTATCTTCAGTCGATTATTCTGCCGACGTTCCTCTCGGTCCAAATCTTCTCAAGCAGCTAAACGACATTCGCGGAAAAATTCGCAATACAGCCCGATTTTTATTGGGAAATTTGTATGATTTTGACCCAGAAAACCATGCGGTTTCCTACGAACAATTACCCGAATTAGACAAATACATGCTGCACCGGATAACCGAGGTGTTTGCAGAAGTGACGGAGGCATTTGAAACTTTCCAATTCTTCCGCTTCTTCCAGGTGGTGCAGAATTTCTGCGTGGTAGATTTATCGAATTTCTATCTCGATATCGCCAAAGATAGACTTTATATTAGCGCTCCAGATTCTTGGCGCCGTCGCAGCTGTCAAACGATTTTAGCAGTAGCCGTAGAAAATTTAGCAGTTGCGATCGCGCCCGTACTATGCCATCTAGCAGAGGATATCTGGCAATTTCTTCCCTACAAGACCCCTTACAAGTCCGTCTTCGAGTCTGGATGGGTAAAAACGAAAGATGAGTGGAAAAAGCCAGAATTAGTCGATTCCTGGTTAAAATTCAGGCAGATCCGCAATGAAGTCAATAAGGTAATGGAGTTGGCGCGAAATGGTAAATCGATAGGCGCATCTTTAGAAGCGAAAGTGTTGCTTTACGTGTCGGATGGAGAGTTACGAAAGCAGTTAAATTCTATCAATCCGGCCGACAGTTTGAGTGGCAATCGAGTCGATGAATTGCGCTATCTGTTTTTAGCCTCTCAAGTAGAATTAGTTGATTCTCTCGAAGCAATTGCTTCAGCAGACTACAAAAGCGAATCCGATCTCGTTTCTGTTGGCGTTGTCAAAGCTGATGGGCAAAAATGCGAACGCTGTTGGAATTATTCGACTCGTGTAGGAGAGTTTCCAGAAGCTCCGACGATTTGCGAGCGATGCAACGCGGCACTAGCTGGGGAGTTTTGA
- a CDS encoding universal stress protein, protein MTYSVNSQKVLTPQNQEGHSLTVGFKKILVAVDYLASTPELFEKALQLAKAYNSQLTIFHCLQEPIAGMPEFLAHAGMGAYSGVYSQEIIELEEQLIREATEELKAWLSSFVQKATEAGIKAESDYQPGEPGRQICATAKQWGADLIVIGRRGRSGLSELILGSVSNYVIHHAHCSVLVIQQQEK, encoded by the coding sequence ATGACTTATTCGGTAAACAGTCAGAAAGTCCTTACCCCGCAAAACCAAGAGGGGCACTCTTTAACAGTTGGTTTTAAAAAAATTCTTGTAGCGGTTGATTATTTGGCATCTACGCCAGAATTGTTTGAGAAGGCGCTACAGCTAGCCAAAGCCTATAACAGTCAGTTGACGATCTTTCATTGCCTGCAAGAACCCATAGCAGGAATGCCCGAATTCCTCGCTCACGCCGGAATGGGGGCTTACAGCGGCGTTTATTCCCAAGAAATTATTGAACTAGAAGAACAACTGATTAGAGAAGCGACAGAGGAACTGAAAGCTTGGCTGAGTTCTTTCGTCCAAAAAGCCACCGAGGCGGGAATTAAGGCAGAATCCGATTATCAACCGGGCGAACCCGGTCGGCAAATTTGCGCGACTGCCAAACAGTGGGGCGCAGATCTGATCGTCATCGGTCGCAGAGGGCGATCGGGTTTATCGGAATTGATTCTGGGAAGTGTCAGTAACTACGTGATTCATCACGCCCATTGCTCGGTTTTAGTGATTCAACAGCAGGAAAAATAA
- a CDS encoding PhoX family phosphatase, which yields MTIKRREFLYFLGASAGTIALGEPSKKVSLSFTTPTLAQTSPKTNSLQIEGLSFQPVKVPMPLDIDGMAEAEQISAYSTYEVVDDLVLPEGFTYDVIAAWGDRVGDSRFGYNNDYLSFIETSPNEGFLTVNFEYISGKTWMQTYPMVIGKSLPFDEVKAAAKDTQGEIDAFALPENDPLKAKILEISKEGLIDQGIGLISIRRNADGRWERTFSKSDRRITGISGLEDGRYLKATGPAVAIFNKSNKKGYDDKLGDKIIGTFQNCAGGTTPWGTVLSAEENFQDQVPEPVMADGSSLDPSETPFLITDEDLDGRANVLGLAGNKYGWMVEIDPANPDDYGTKHTWLGRYRHEAVAFRAVPGKPLAVYSGCDRRGGHLYKFISKETINDIKDKANSRLLEEGMLYGAKFNPDGTGRWIPLSPDTPINPVLPSQVAGEDGKGMVPLPNPDRLAGGIIKAISESEIAIFKERFKTLGDLYEGDPTEKQGAILIDAHYAANAAGITCTARPEDTEVAQDGTLFIAFTSGSPGSDGGSDKQIFKGSKGETPYEFGWIMRLQEDDSNPDSMTFRWELFATGGEPAEGGLGFSNPDNLEIDPDGNLWMVTDMSTSSQNKAVASRVVNGNPVSQIDLVGLFGNNSAWFIPTSGANAGTAYPFAISPMDTEICGLRFTEDRQTLFLAIQHPGEAGGIRQDLKTEIRQFDMRTTTGREFMQERKIPIGSNWPDKAANHPPRPAVVAVRRLNDRNWL from the coding sequence ATGACAATCAAACGTCGAGAATTTCTTTACTTTCTAGGGGCAAGTGCTGGAACGATCGCACTGGGCGAACCCAGTAAAAAAGTTTCTCTGTCCTTTACCACGCCGACGCTAGCTCAAACCTCTCCCAAAACCAACTCGCTACAGATCGAAGGACTGAGTTTTCAACCCGTTAAGGTCCCCATGCCACTCGATATTGATGGCATGGCAGAGGCAGAACAGATATCAGCTTACAGCACCTATGAAGTAGTGGACGATCTGGTGTTGCCAGAAGGCTTTACCTACGATGTGATTGCCGCGTGGGGCGATCGCGTGGGAGATTCTCGCTTCGGTTACAATAACGATTACTTATCTTTTATTGAAACCAGTCCCAACGAAGGATTTTTGACGGTTAACTTTGAATACATTAGCGGCAAAACCTGGATGCAAACCTATCCAATGGTTATCGGGAAGTCTCTGCCCTTCGACGAAGTAAAAGCCGCCGCTAAAGACACTCAAGGCGAGATCGATGCCTTTGCCTTGCCAGAAAACGACCCGCTTAAAGCCAAAATTCTCGAAATTTCTAAAGAAGGATTAATCGATCAAGGGATTGGCCTTATCTCCATTCGTCGCAACGCTGATGGTAGATGGGAGCGGACTTTTTCAAAAAGCGATCGCCGCATTACCGGAATTTCGGGTTTAGAAGACGGACGCTATCTCAAAGCAACCGGTCCTGCTGTTGCCATCTTTAACAAGTCCAATAAGAAAGGCTACGATGACAAACTGGGCGACAAAATTATCGGCACCTTTCAAAACTGTGCGGGCGGAACGACTCCTTGGGGAACCGTCTTGAGTGCAGAAGAGAATTTTCAAGACCAAGTGCCCGAACCCGTCATGGCAGACGGATCTTCTTTAGACCCTTCCGAGACTCCCTTTCTGATTACCGATGAAGATCTAGACGGTCGAGCCAATGTATTGGGTTTGGCTGGCAATAAATACGGGTGGATGGTAGAAATCGATCCCGCCAACCCCGACGATTACGGTACTAAGCATACTTGGTTAGGGCGCTATCGCCACGAAGCCGTTGCCTTTCGAGCCGTTCCTGGCAAGCCATTAGCCGTTTATTCGGGATGCGATCGCCGGGGCGGGCACCTCTACAAGTTTATCTCCAAGGAAACGATAAACGATATCAAAGACAAGGCAAACTCTCGCTTGCTCGAAGAAGGAATGCTCTATGGTGCGAAATTTAATCCCGATGGAACGGGTCGCTGGATTCCCCTTAGTCCCGATACCCCTATCAATCCGGTTTTGCCCAGTCAAGTGGCAGGCGAGGACGGAAAAGGCATGGTTCCTCTCCCCAATCCCGATCGTCTTGCTGGGGGAATTATCAAAGCGATTAGCGAATCTGAAATTGCCATTTTCAAAGAACGATTCAAAACCCTGGGCGACCTCTATGAAGGCGATCCTACCGAAAAACAGGGGGCAATTTTAATCGACGCTCACTACGCGGCAAACGCGGCAGGAATTACCTGTACGGCACGTCCTGAAGATACCGAAGTAGCCCAAGACGGAACGCTGTTTATCGCCTTTACTTCCGGTTCTCCTGGCAGCGATGGCGGTTCCGACAAGCAAATTTTTAAAGGATCGAAAGGAGAAACTCCCTACGAATTCGGTTGGATAATGCGCTTGCAGGAAGACGACAGCAATCCCGATTCGATGACCTTTCGTTGGGAGCTTTTTGCAACCGGAGGCGAACCTGCCGAAGGAGGGTTGGGTTTTTCCAATCCCGATAATCTCGAAATCGATCCCGATGGCAATCTCTGGATGGTCACTGATATGTCTACCAGCAGCCAAAATAAAGCAGTTGCTAGCCGAGTTGTTAATGGAAATCCAGTCAGCCAAATCGATTTAGTTGGTCTGTTTGGCAACAATTCTGCTTGGTTTATTCCCACATCGGGTGCCAATGCTGGCACAGCATATCCCTTTGCGATTTCTCCCATGGATACGGAAATCTGCGGTCTGCGTTTTACCGAAGATCGGCAAACCCTATTTCTAGCGATCCAACATCCGGGAGAAGCAGGAGGAATACGCCAAGATCTCAAAACAGAAATTCGTCAGTTTGACATGCGGACGACAACAGGTCGGGAATTCATGCAAGAGCGCAAGATTCCAATCGGTTCAAACTGGCCCGACAAAGCTGCTAACCATCCTCCCCGTCCGGCAGTCGTTGCCGTTCGACGCTTAAATGACCGAAATTGGCTTTAG
- the tnpA gene encoding IS200/IS605 family transposase, with amino-acid sequence MVSLSPDNQISEFVKVLKASSSRLIRKEFKSHVDKYYWKPVFWSSSYLVNSSGGVSLDVLKKSIKQQDSPRS; translated from the coding sequence TTGGTCAGTCTGTCTCCAGACAACCAGATTTCTGAGTTTGTAAAAGTTCTCAAAGCGTCATCAAGCAGACTAATTCGCAAGGAGTTCAAGTCTCATGTTGACAAATACTACTGGAAACCTGTTTTTTGGTCTAGCTCATACTTGGTCAATTCCAGTGGCGGAGTATCGCTTGATGTTTTGAAAAAATCTATCAAGCAACAAGATTCTCCGCGTAGCTAA
- a CDS encoding 2-isopropylmalate synthase, translating to MNNQPDRIIIFDTTLRDGEQSPGATLNVDEKLTIATALARLGVDIIEAGFPYASPGDFEAVQKIAEAVGVEGGPTICGLARATQQDIKAAAEALKPAAKKRIHTFLATSDIHLEYKLKKTRQEVLQIVPEMVAYAKSLVDDVEFSPEDAGRSDPEFLYQVLESAIAAGATTVNIPDTVGYLTPSEFGALIKGIKENVSNIDRAIISVHGHNDLGLAVANFLEAVKNGARQLECTINGIGERAGNAAMEELVMALHVRRQYFNPFLGRPADSTEPLTNINTKEIYRTSRLVSNLTGMMVQPNKAIVGANAFAHESGIHQDGVLKHKLTYEIMDAESIGLTNNQIVLGKLSGRNAFRTRLKELGFDLSETDLNKAFLRFKEVADKKKEITDWDLEAIVNDEINTAPELFRLELVQVSCGDNARPTATVALRTPDGKELMDAAIGTGPVDAVYKAINRVVNIPNELIEFSVKSVTAGIDAMGEVTIRLRHEGRIYSGHAANTDIIVASARAYISALNRLYAALQQKETAESEAPQEVVVS from the coding sequence ATGAATAATCAACCAGATCGCATTATCATCTTCGATACCACGCTCAGAGATGGCGAACAGTCGCCAGGAGCTACCCTGAATGTAGATGAAAAGCTAACGATCGCGACGGCACTAGCACGACTGGGAGTAGACATAATTGAAGCAGGCTTCCCCTACGCCAGTCCGGGAGATTTTGAAGCCGTTCAAAAAATTGCCGAAGCCGTTGGAGTCGAAGGAGGACCCACTATCTGCGGTTTGGCAAGAGCGACCCAACAGGACATCAAAGCCGCAGCAGAAGCCCTCAAGCCCGCCGCTAAGAAAAGAATTCACACTTTTCTCGCTACATCTGATATCCACTTAGAGTACAAACTCAAAAAGACGCGGCAGGAAGTTTTGCAGATCGTGCCGGAGATGGTCGCCTATGCCAAGTCGCTGGTAGACGACGTAGAGTTCTCGCCAGAAGATGCCGGACGCAGCGATCCGGAATTTCTCTATCAGGTACTGGAGAGCGCGATCGCAGCAGGGGCAACCACCGTCAACATTCCCGATACGGTAGGCTACTTGACGCCTAGCGAATTTGGCGCGTTGATAAAAGGAATCAAAGAAAACGTCTCCAACATTGATCGCGCCATTATCTCCGTCCACGGACACAACGACCTGGGTTTAGCAGTCGCCAACTTCCTCGAAGCCGTTAAAAATGGGGCTAGACAGCTCGAATGCACCATCAACGGCATCGGCGAACGGGCAGGCAATGCCGCTATGGAAGAATTGGTAATGGCGCTGCACGTGCGCCGCCAGTACTTTAACCCCTTCTTGGGACGACCCGCCGACTCCACCGAACCGCTTACAAATATTAATACTAAAGAGATTTACCGCACCTCCCGCCTGGTATCCAACCTGACAGGGATGATGGTACAACCCAACAAAGCGATCGTGGGTGCCAATGCCTTTGCCCACGAGTCGGGCATTCACCAGGATGGCGTTCTCAAGCACAAGCTAACCTACGAAATTATGGATGCCGAGTCCATCGGTTTGACCAACAATCAGATCGTGCTTGGTAAACTGTCGGGACGCAACGCCTTTCGCACTCGCCTCAAAGAATTGGGATTCGATCTATCGGAAACCGATCTCAATAAAGCGTTCTTGCGCTTTAAAGAAGTCGCCGACAAAAAGAAAGAGATTACCGACTGGGATTTAGAGGCAATTGTCAACGACGAAATTAATACCGCACCGGAACTATTCCGCCTAGAGTTAGTACAAGTTTCCTGCGGCGATAATGCTCGTCCCACTGCCACAGTTGCGCTGCGTACCCCAGACGGAAAAGAACTTATGGATGCTGCCATTGGTACGGGACCCGTGGATGCCGTCTACAAAGCGATCAATCGAGTGGTGAACATCCCTAACGAACTGATCGAGTTTTCCGTCAAGTCTGTCACGGCAGGGATTGATGCAATGGGTGAAGTTACCATTCGCCTGCGGCACGAAGGAAGAATTTACTCCGGTCATGCAGCGAATACCGATATTATCGTTGCTTCTGCTCGCGCTTACATCAGTGCGCTCAATCGTCTCTATGCAGCGTTGCAGCAGAAGGAAACGGCTGAAAGCGAAGCCCCTCAAGAAGTCGTTGTTTCATAA
- the ilvA gene encoding threonine ammonia-lyase, biosynthetic: MYCDYLVQILTARVYDVAQETPLEYAPNLSTRLNNKLLLKREDMQSVFSFKLRGAYNKMAQLPPERLAQGVIAASAGNHAQGVALGASVLGTRAIIVMPVTTPQVKVDAVKARGGEVVLYGDTYDDAYAYARQLSAEKGLTFIHPFDDPYVIAGQGTIGMEILRQYQKPIHAIFVAIGGGGLISGIAAYVKRLRPEIKIIGVEPVDADAMHQSLKAGKRVRLSQVGLFADGVAVREVGEETFRLCQQYVDDIILVGTDDTCAAIKDVFEDTRSILEPAGALAIAGAKAYVEREQIQEQTLIAVACGANMNFDRLRFVAERAELGERREAIFAVTIPEEPGSLRKFCECIGKRNLTEFNYRIADKQTAHIFVGVQIQNRADAVKIAATFEANGFKTLDLTDDELTKLHLRHMVGGHSPLAHHELLYRFEFPERPGALMKFVDSMSPDWNISLFHYRNNGADYGRIVVGIQVPPHEMEEWQAFLDTLGYRYWDESHNLAYKLFLG, translated from the coding sequence ATGTATTGTGACTACTTGGTACAAATCCTGACTGCTCGCGTATATGATGTTGCCCAAGAAACGCCTTTAGAATACGCTCCGAATCTATCGACACGGCTTAATAATAAACTTCTCCTCAAGCGGGAGGATATGCAGTCAGTTTTTTCCTTCAAGCTGCGGGGGGCTTATAACAAAATGGCACAATTGCCGCCGGAGCGGTTGGCACAAGGAGTAATTGCCGCATCTGCGGGAAACCATGCCCAAGGAGTTGCCCTCGGCGCTTCTGTGCTGGGAACGCGAGCGATTATCGTCATGCCAGTGACTACTCCCCAAGTGAAAGTAGACGCGGTTAAAGCGCGCGGGGGAGAGGTCGTGTTATATGGGGATACCTACGACGATGCTTATGCCTACGCCCGTCAACTGTCGGCGGAAAAAGGATTGACCTTTATTCATCCCTTTGACGATCCCTATGTGATTGCCGGACAGGGAACGATTGGCATGGAAATTTTGCGGCAGTATCAGAAACCTATTCATGCCATTTTTGTAGCCATTGGAGGGGGCGGATTGATTTCTGGAATTGCAGCTTATGTGAAGCGATTGCGTCCCGAAATTAAAATTATTGGCGTTGAACCAGTGGATGCCGATGCCATGCACCAATCCCTCAAAGCCGGAAAGCGGGTACGTTTGTCTCAGGTGGGCTTATTTGCCGACGGCGTGGCAGTGCGGGAAGTGGGCGAAGAAACCTTTCGGTTGTGCCAACAGTACGTAGATGACATTATTCTGGTGGGGACGGACGATACTTGCGCTGCCATCAAAGACGTGTTTGAGGATACGCGATCGATTTTAGAACCTGCGGGGGCGCTTGCGATCGCGGGAGCTAAGGCCTATGTAGAACGAGAACAAATTCAGGAACAAACTTTAATTGCCGTCGCCTGCGGTGCTAATATGAACTTCGATCGCCTTCGCTTTGTTGCAGAACGAGCGGAGTTGGGCGAACGCCGCGAAGCTATTTTTGCCGTCACCATTCCTGAAGAACCAGGCAGTCTGCGCAAGTTTTGCGAATGTATCGGCAAACGCAATCTGACCGAGTTTAACTATCGCATCGCCGATAAACAAACCGCTCATATTTTTGTCGGCGTTCAAATTCAAAACCGCGCCGACGCGGTAAAAATAGCCGCAACTTTTGAAGCTAACGGTTTTAAAACCCTTGACTTAACCGATGACGAATTGACGAAACTGCATCTGCGACACATGGTTGGAGGACATTCTCCCCTCGCCCATCATGAGTTGCTCTATCGGTTTGAGTTTCCCGAACGTCCCGGTGCACTGATGAAGTTCGTCGATTCCATGAGTCCCGATTGGAATATTAGTCTCTTCCACTACCGCAACAACGGGGCAGACTACGGGCGAATTGTTGTTGGGATCCAGGTTCCTCCCCACGAGATGGAGGAGTGGCAGGCTTTTCTCGATACACTCGGCTATCGCTACTGGGACGAAAGCCACAATCTAGCCTACAAGCTGTTTTTAGGATAG
- the ftsH gene encoding ATP-dependent zinc metalloprotease FtsH, translating to MSIKNKPQIPSLGNLLLVLAGVSFLAYLFWPRSSRYPLQPYSQFLEQVEKGEVAVVMIGNDLIRYQLKASRSIGENPENLFQFPVDNPLQTTKTPNNPFHADASSSANNTSAEGEVLETIPLNDPQLPNKLREKGVVFAASPPPQNPWWMTLLAWVVPPLILVGAMHFLLNRGEERRSLAFSRSKAKVYVEGESARITFADIAGAEEAKTELVEIVEFLKNPERYNKIGARIPKGVLLVGPPGTGKTLLAKAVAGEAGVTFFSISASEFVELFVGTGAARVRDLFNQAKRQAPCIIFIDELDAIGKSRNSGGVASGSNDEREQTLNQLLTEMDGFAAGESTVIVLAATNRPETLDSALLRPGRFDRQVLVDRPDLLGRLAILEVYARKVELAEDVDLKAIAARTPGFAGADLANLINEAALLAARRQQEVVTQNELKEAIERVIAGLEKKSRVLNEKEKQIVAYHEVGHALVGAVMPGGGKVAKISIVPRGLSALGYTLKMPTEDRFLMSEAEFREQIATLLGGRASEELVFDSVTNGAADDLQRATDIAERMVTTYGMSKRLGPLAFDRAGQANFLGNGNGNLRRLVSEETAKAIDEEVKRIVEGEYQRAIAILDRNRELLDAIAQQLLKTEVIEGEELQAALERVRPL from the coding sequence ATGAGTATTAAAAACAAGCCTCAAATTCCCTCTCTTGGCAATCTTCTTTTGGTGCTAGCAGGCGTATCCTTTTTAGCTTATTTATTTTGGCCGCGATCGTCTCGATATCCGCTACAACCCTACAGCCAGTTTTTAGAGCAAGTAGAAAAAGGCGAAGTTGCAGTGGTGATGATTGGCAACGATCTGATTCGCTACCAGCTTAAAGCTTCTCGCAGTATCGGGGAGAATCCCGAAAACCTATTTCAGTTTCCCGTTGACAACCCACTTCAGACAACGAAAACCCCCAATAACCCATTTCATGCGGATGCTTCGTCAAGCGCTAACAACACGTCTGCTGAAGGAGAGGTTTTAGAAACGATCCCGCTTAACGATCCGCAATTGCCCAACAAACTGAGAGAGAAGGGAGTCGTTTTTGCTGCGTCCCCCCCGCCTCAAAATCCTTGGTGGATGACTTTACTCGCTTGGGTAGTTCCGCCGCTAATCTTGGTGGGAGCCATGCATTTTTTACTCAATCGCGGCGAGGAGCGTAGAAGCCTTGCTTTTAGCAGAAGCAAAGCCAAAGTTTATGTCGAGGGAGAGTCTGCCCGGATTACCTTTGCCGATATTGCTGGTGCAGAAGAGGCAAAAACCGAATTAGTCGAGATCGTCGAATTTCTCAAAAACCCAGAGCGCTATAACAAAATTGGAGCTAGAATTCCCAAAGGCGTTTTGCTCGTCGGTCCTCCCGGTACGGGAAAAACGCTTCTGGCAAAAGCGGTTGCCGGAGAAGCGGGCGTGACTTTCTTCAGCATTTCCGCCTCCGAGTTTGTAGAATTATTCGTCGGGACTGGTGCGGCGCGAGTCCGCGATTTATTTAATCAGGCAAAGAGACAAGCGCCTTGCATTATTTTTATCGACGAATTGGATGCGATTGGCAAATCTCGCAATAGCGGAGGGGTTGCTAGCGGCAGTAACGACGAGCGCGAACAAACCCTCAATCAATTGCTCACGGAGATGGACGGGTTCGCCGCCGGGGAATCGACGGTCATTGTCTTGGCGGCGACAAACCGCCCGGAAACCCTCGATTCAGCCCTTCTGCGCCCCGGAAGGTTCGACCGACAAGTACTGGTCGATCGCCCCGATTTGTTGGGACGGCTAGCAATTTTAGAGGTCTATGCTCGCAAGGTCGAGTTGGCAGAAGATGTGGATTTAAAAGCGATCGCCGCTCGTACCCCTGGCTTTGCTGGGGCAGATCTAGCTAATTTAATCAATGAAGCTGCCCTCCTCGCCGCCCGCCGCCAGCAAGAAGTCGTAACCCAAAACGAACTGAAAGAGGCGATCGAACGGGTAATTGCCGGGTTGGAGAAGAAAAGTCGAGTCCTCAACGAAAAAGAGAAACAGATTGTCGCTTACCACGAAGTCGGTCATGCCTTAGTCGGTGCCGTCATGCCAGGAGGCGGGAAAGTGGCTAAAATTTCCATCGTTCCTCGCGGTCTTTCTGCCTTGGGTTATACGCTGAAAATGCCTACAGAAGACCGCTTTTTGATGAGCGAAGCGGAATTTCGCGAGCAAATTGCTACGCTGCTCGGCGGTAGGGCATCTGAAGAACTGGTGTTCGACAGCGTGACTAACGGCGCAGCGGATGACTTGCAACGCGCGACGGATATTGCCGAACGCATGGTGACTACCTATGGAATGAGCAAAAGATTAGGTCCGTTGGCATTCGATCGCGCCGGACAAGCGAACTTTTTGGGCAATGGCAACGGCAATCTCCGCCGCCTGGTGAGCGAAGAAACTGCTAAAGCGATCGATGAGGAAGTCAAACGGATAGTAGAAGGCGAATATCAAAGAGCTATAGCCATCCTCGATCGCAATCGCGAGTTATTAGACGCGATCGCGCAACAGTTGCTTAAAACGGAAGTCATTGAAGGAGAAGAACTGCAAGCCGCTCTAGAGCGAGTTCGTCCCCTCTAA